Part of the Procambarus clarkii isolate CNS0578487 chromosome 79, FALCON_Pclarkii_2.0, whole genome shotgun sequence genome, aacaaatattttaatgagtgactcGAGACCGAGTCACCCGAGATGACTCGAGACCGAGTCACCCGAGATGACTCGAGACCGAGTCACCCGAGATGACTCGAGACCGAGTCACCCGAGATGACTCGAGACCGAGTCACCCGAGATGACTCGAGACCGAGTCACCCGAGATGACTCAAGAGTGACTATAGGGGAGAGGCAACGGAGTGTGATAGTGTTAATTAACACTTTCACGCTCTCATGATGCCTATTAGTGTCACAGGTTTTTCTCCCGTACTGTCTCGGATGACTACATCCAGAGTCatccattaaaatatttgttaaaaatttaaattttatctgaTCAATCTGAGAATGGTCTCAAAATGAGCACCTTTAGATTGTGCACAatgtgataccaaaatgaaagacgtaacatgaaaattgatgtcagaacactggaaagattaaATAATTTTGTGGCGATGAGCATCAAAAAGTgtccaaaagttaaaatatttgttaaaattccatttattgctctattattatgggactacttTTAAAATACgtgcctttagattgcacacaatttgataccaaaatgaaggaCGTAGCACAAAAatttatgttatcaaactgaacgagtatatacATTAGTCTGCCGGTTtgccaattggtgctcgttcatgggtagcttggccgactttaggctttgctgtggggagtcacttcgggcttttagaccttatatgcatatacccctatagagaattctattgtgaacacaatgataagaaaACGAATGatgtaatatacacatggaaaaatactggagggccaggtcccaaatctacacagtaaaataacaatgtactggagtgaacgatatggaagaaaatgcagaatagaaccagtgaagagcagaggtgccataggcacaatcggagaacactgtataaacatcagaggtccgcggttgttcaacgtcctcccagcgactataagaaatattgccggaacaaccgtggacatcttcaagagaaaactggactgttttctaagagaagttccggaccaaccgggctgtggtgggtatgtgggcctgcgggccgctgcaagtaacagcctggtggaccaaactctcaccagtcgagcctggcctcgggccgagcttggggagtagaagaactcccaaaacttcatcaagcaggtatcaagcgggAAGCACGAGAAATAagatgagaaaactgaaacgagtgtatacattttaccgATTTTGCGCGCTCACCGGTAACTTTGCCGACTTTAGTCTTTATACTTTGTTATTCGTATTGCTTATATATATTGCGGTTGTTATTGCTTATATTTGTCTTTCTATTTAGAGCATTTTATTGCGAATAATATGATACCACAATGAACAATGTTGCACAACAACTTCTGTTAACAgactgtgtgtgtttgtctggtgtattgggtgtagtgggtgtggcaATGAGAGTTTCTCCTGCGGGTAAGGCTTCGGCGACATTAGGGGTCGTTGCGGGTTATGCGCCCCATTGTTGTctaatttatatgcatatgtcttgtgtaggaaattttattgcaaTCACAGTGATAGAAAAAAGAACGATGTCGAACAAGTTTGGACTTGATAAACCTGAAAGAGTAGCGACATGTTCACGCTGTTTGGCCTGCACGGCTAACAAACGActttgttttttatttggtgccggcaTCACGTTAGCTTTGGTTGTATTTTATTTGGTGCCGGCATCATGTAGCTTTGGTGACATGTTATACTGTACATATGTTCCTCTACATTTCATTGAGAACATTTCATTGAGAACAcactgataccaaaatgaaacacgtacatcgaaaattacgGTCAAAAACATGAAAAGTGTATAAACTTTTCAGTAGGGGTGTAGCCGAGGTGCAGATGGGCGTGCGGTAGCGGGTAACCCTTGGGCAACTTCCCACGGTCTTGCGGGTGGGGCACGCCCATGTTTTGTACCTTATATTCATATGTCTGTGTACGGAATTTTATTGtgatcacagtgataccaaaattaacgacgTAGAACAATTCTGGGTTGACAAACCTGAAAAGAGCATAAACATTTCATCGCTGTTTGGCGCTCATGGTTAACGATCACTATAGTGTTTTATTTGGTGCGGGTCTCGCGTCGGCTTTGgtgaaattttatatatatattcctctagagcattctcttgcaaacaaattgataccaaaattaaataCATACATGGAAAATTAAAGTCAGCAGACCGACAAGAGTACTGTATAAACATTTCAGTGTCACCGCGCGGTAGCCCGAAATGCGCAGCGCACGAGGGGAAAGTTGAGGAGCCTTCTGCCGGGAGCGCGATAATGTTAACACATTTtcattgatggtacagggtgtatttttattttttgttttttatgatAAAAGATATATACTGTTCATGAATCCTATATATTCCTAAAGAAAATTATTGCATGTTTATTTTTGCTTATGTAAATGTGTGAAATTGCTGATATGTACAAAATGTACTGCTGATATTACAATACTTCAAGAGGGAATTAGAAGTTTATTCAGCTGGGTGCATGAATAGCCAGGGGTATTGATGACCATTCCAAGTAGCAACAACTTGGCTGACCTGGTAGATACCAACCAAACTTGGCTTTTTGCCAGGTTGTAGAAGTACCCTTGAAATTGCATTGGGTATGTCTTAATAGTTGTACTTAAAGGGCGCCCGTCCGTGTATTTATACATCGATTATGTTTGTgggtgcatgcatgtgtgtgtttatacAAGTGTTCATGTGCGTGTGTATGATTATGTGGGAATGTTAgtttgtgtgcttgtgtgtgtacaTGCATGTATTTGCCTATCCATATACATGCTTCCAATGAAGTTCTCTGTATTTAAAATATGTCCTGTCAATTTCAGGCACAATAACGTTTGTTTCTTTGTTACAGGTTGGCCAACTATCAAGTAATGAAGCGGCAGGGAAGGCACTCCAACTATTTGCAGTGCGTGCCAGACTCTGTGAGGTGGTTGGTGCCAAAGTTCCCAGGTCCAGTCAGTCTCTGACATTAGGTAGTGGTGTTAGCACGGCCTCTGTTCAGGGGCACAGTTCCTTGGAAAACACAGCCACTTGTTCTTTAGTGCGGGATGTTAATATGGCAGGTGCCTCGAACCCCAGCACACCCCTGCCCCCTTTATCGCCGCAGGTGGACGAGTTGAGTAAAACCCCTGGACTGACGGAGAAGACGCTCTCTCTCACAATAGCCGAGTGTCGTAGTGCAAATAATTATGCTAAGTTAAGGCGACTTTTATGGGCAGTATTTTCTAATGAAGTTGCTCTCAGACACAGCTATTTAAGAAGTCCAGAATCAAGAGAAAGATCAAGTGAAACATTAGTAGGATGCAAATCTCTAGACAATTCTGAGGTTCAAAGTAAGGAGGAGTTACGTGCATCAGAAAGAGATTTAGACAAAGACCTAGATTGTGCCGAGGTTTTGTGTGTTGGGGAAGGTGCAATTAGCAGGTGTGAGGGGGATGTTAAAGAGCAAGATGAAAGTCAGTGTACAAAGGATATCAATTCGCCATCAACTCTAGATATCAGTGAAGTACGGAGGGCTTACGCCGCTCTGTTTGAGTGTCCTGAGGCAGAGTTTGGAAGCACTCTCATGAATGCTATtgtacagctgctctcagattCTCTTAGTATACAGCTTCGTGCTCATAGAGATGCATTTACTGCCATaccaaataatataaatatttttattattcttTTAGAAAGCCCAGCATTGAACACTACTGATTTCATTGAGATAGTGATGCCAAAGATGTGCCGAACGATCAGTCAATTACCCGAAAAAGATCAAGCCCTCTTAACCAAACACTTGGCAACATGGGATGGGTCACGGTTACATCGGTTGTTAGAGTCTCTCCATCAGCTAATTACCATAAAGCTCCTTACTACTGAATTCTCTCGAGACTTTACTATCAATGATGAAGACAGCATTACTTCTGCAACACAAGTCATGAAGCTTTTATTTTATGCCTGCATATTTGGAGGTGAATTAGACACTCCTTTATTAAAAGACTTACCCCCTGAAGAGTCATCTGGTGAATCAGTCACGTTGCACGATGACCCATTTATTGGTGTGAGTGGTGCTGGCAAAGACTGGGCAGCAAGGGCACCACCTAAGGACTCTTTAGGCACAGAACTTGGTGTACACGTCTTGGATGCCCGAACACCACTTGTGCCCCTTGCAGAATTCTATGATGATTTTCTTAGTGATCAGCTGGAAATGGACAGAGATTTTGCTTATTATAAAGCAGGAAGTGGTGACAAGTTTAGCTTTCTTAACTTCCCCTTCATTCTCACTGCAGCAACTAAGGCTCTTGGTCTCTACTATGATAACAGGATACGAATGTATTCAGAAAGAAGGATAAGCATTTATCAGCAAGTAATGGAAGGTATGCCTGCAAATCCTTATTTGAAACTCAGAGTACGAAGGGACCACATAATTGATGATGCGCTTGTAGAGGTAAGTGATTATTTATGTGTTTTCTATTGGGATAAATATACTTATACTGTATTAATATTGTGTGTAAATTACTAGATAATGTCTCGTATATAAACATCTTGATATTTTGTTTTCATTACTTGAGAAACCATGTTTAATTACATAGTTTTACATAAGTAAAGTTCAACAGTCTTTGTATAATTGAATTCTCAAATTTAACTTTTCTGAAGGGAGGCTTCTTCCCCTTCCCTCGCTGCCCCGGTGGCTCCCTGATGCTATCTTGCCAAGATTCCTACATATTGAAGGGTCACATCGATCGTGGAAATTCTGTATGGTCTTCCAgggggggaccagagccagaacctggccctcctgACAAAGGCACAGAGAGTAGGTGACAATATATATCATCCCACCAGAAGAAGCCATCAGAAAATCAATGTAGCTTTACAGACAACTAGAGGGTTCACAGAAATCAAAGCTTCGAAACTACCAAACAACTCTGCAAAAGATTCACACAGAACAAGGAATTCACTCAAACTATCTCGAAATGCATTAGTACTAATTACCACCACTAGGTGGCTCAGCCCTAGTCCTTGAGCAGTCGACTCAGCACCTCAGTTCTGTTGCTGATGTCTTACTTATTAGTATAGCCTGTAGTGCTACCAGTCCATCAGAGCGTGGGCAAGCCTCACTGCTTTAAGCTAAGTGCTGGCCAACCTTAGACTCTGTTGTCCTGCAGAGCTTGTTTGCTTTGTTTATTGTTCCTTGTCTTGGTATAGGCTTCATGTATGTGTGTTTTAGTTCTGTTCTTCTTTTTTAGCATGGGCTTCGCTCTTTAAGCACATAGGGCTGCAAGTGCTTAGAGGGTGTTCTTTCTTGTGTGGCCTTTAACACTGCCCTTTCTCAGCTATTGTTCCCTTCTCGGGAGTGCTTGGAAGTTTGCCCCTGAGAGGCTTGACCACTGGGGTGGGGAGCCTCACCTAGGGCTATTCAAGGATCATTGATTCCTCGGTTTAGGTCCTTGGGTGGGGGCGTTTGTTGGTTGTGTTGGGTACACTGGGGCTCGTGTGCATGTTTACATGGAATGCCATGGTTGTTATTCATAGCCTGATGGTTTGGGCTGCGATTGGGGTCTGATCTTTCATCAAGTAGCCCCAGTGCCCGAGATGTTTGCATCATTACCGTCCTTCAGGACTTGAGAATCCCCCCGTGGGTCTCTGGCATGGTTAGTATAGCTTGGCTCATCAAGCCTGCTCTTGTTATTTGCAAGTTTGAGGGGGTGTTCATTGTCGGTACTGCAGGATGATGATCATTCTGCCCCTTCCGTACTGTTTGTTgggtgttaccttgaggttaccttgaggtgattttggggcttagcgtccccgcggcccggtcgtcgaccaggcctcctcgttgctggactggtcaaccaggctgttggatgcggcctgctcgcagcctgatgtatgagtcacagcctggttgatcaggtatcctttggaggtgcttatccagttctctcttgaacactgtgaggggtcagccagttatgccccttatgtgtagtggaagtgtgttgaacagtctcgggcctctgatgttgatagagttctctctcagagtacctgttgcacctctgcttttcaacgggggtattctgcatatcctgccatgccttctggtctcatgtgctgttatttctgtgtgcaggtttgggaccagcccctctaatattttccatgtgtaaattattatgtatctctcccgcctgtgctcaagagaatacagatttaggctctttagttggtcccagtagtttagatgttttactgagtggattctagcagtaaaggatctctgcacgctctccaggtcagcaatttctccagctttgaaagggggccgtcattgtgcagcagtattccactcactGGGTCAGTGACACCTACAACCCGAGTCCTGTGAGGTTTGCTCTTACTGGCTCTGTGCATTGATGGATTCAGCCTTGCAGTTGTAGTCATTTCTGGCAGCTGCCACTTTGTAAGCTAGATTTGCTCATGTTAGGCATTTGTCGCATGTTGATTGGCTGGATGCTTGGAGTTGGCCCCAATGGAGTTTAGGGACCTGGAATTGGAGGTGTTGGTGATGACCACCTGGGCTAAGTCCATTCGTCCTCTTCTATTCCCTGTGGGTGTTGTTCGCCCGGCTTCTATTCTTTTTCCCTCTGGTTCCGAAaagtctgagggttttggagtcgaGACTCCAAAGACAGGTTTTATCTCGGGGTGTAGCTTGGCTTTGCCTGGGGTGTGGGCTCATCCATGTCGACGGCAAAGGTACTTGAGCCTTATCGTCTCATGGGGGTTTCGGAGCATTCGCCTTCAAAGCTGCTTTCTTGCCCCAAGCCTTCTCCTTGGAAGGACACCTTCCTGTCTTGTGTGTTGGGCAGACAAGAAGCAAGACACAGATCTATACTCAAAAGAGACTGGGTCCAGCATGGAAAAAAGAGGTCCACACTCTGCAGAAGGTACAGAAGCAAATCCACACAGACCACAGAAGGTGCAGCACATGAAGATGGAAACCTCAGGATGATTTTTTGGATTTTGGCTCTGCCCTAGAACTTTTGTGGCAGGCTTTCAGGGTTGAGGGGAAGCCCGAGAAGTACCCCTGGGTTcctttcaacactggtttttggtCGTTTCTGATGAGGGTCTTGATTTTGCAGGGGGGGGGTCACTTTTTGTCCCCCACCCCTTCTGTGTATGAATTGGATTACTCTGCTGCTTCCCCTTGGGTTCATTTCCTCTAGGTGACTTGGATTCATCCTTCATCCTGAGGTTTCCATCTTCATGTGCTGCACCTTCTGTGGTCTGTGTGGATTTGCTTCTGTACCTTCTGCAGAGTGtggatctcttttttttttccatgCTGGACCCAGTCTCTTTTGAGTATAGATCTGTGTCTGCTTCCTGGTTGCGGTATGGGGTCTCAGACTCGTCCTTGCTTGCTGACAACCCTCTCTTTCTCTTGGGAGTTTGGCAGTGTTTCTGTCAGACTTGCAAGTTTGAGTTGCAGGAGGTGAGCTTCGTCTTTGACATGTTCCTGAGCAGGGTTTTGTTTGCTCCGCCAATGAGCTGTCTGTTTGCCCCAGCATTTTCCAGGGATATGGGCAAGTGGCAGCTCATGTGCAGCTGTCTGTGCTGTCTGGGACCTTTATTGCAAAAGATCACAAGGCTCGTTTGCACCTGGTGGCAGTTTTGTGTCTTGAGTCCTCGTGGAGGGATTCATTGAGCATCTTTGTGAGGATGTGGAATCGCTGGAATCCACTCTGAGGGTGGAGACCATGTGGCCCTGCTATTCCGGCCTAGGTGGCATTGCCTAAGATGTTAGCCCCACTCCTTTTGGATGCAGCGGGGGCATTTTATTCAGCCTGCCTCATGTATCAACAGGCTCTTTTGTCCTATTCTTTAGATTTAGCTTGGTTTCTTACCATTTTGGCTGCATTACTCTTTTTTTCCCCCTTTCTCTTTCTGGAGGAAGTCATTGTCCAGAGTATTTCTGCGGCAGCTTTTTCCTGCCGCCCTATAGATCAGTTAATGTTTACTCGGGAATCTGTTCTCTTTCGGAAGCAGTCTGGTTGGGCGAGGACCTTGCCTGCTATTGGTTGGGTTGGTCCTTGGGTGGGTCAAGTTCTCGGGCTGTTGTACTTCCTGGCTTCCTCCTCTGCTCGACATTGCAATCATGCATTGTGGAAGGCTGGTTCTGATCAGGGTTCGCACTGGCCCTTTcacggtttgcccctttgacatcATTGTGTGGGACGTCTGGCTCTGCCAGCTCCTGGCCCCATGATTTGGGGTCCATTGCAGTCCCCTTCCATGGACTGCAGTTGAGCTGGTTGGATCCTCCTCCTTCTTTGGGGTTGGACCTGTTGAGTCGGGTGTCCTTCCCTGCACTGTCGGGTCATTACAGGTTGGTTGCATTGGGTTTTGTCTAGGTAGACTCATCCCTTTCGTGAGTGTCCTGGTTATTCTTGGTCCTGAAGTGGGACTTTGCAGACCTTTGGTAGAGCAGCGATCTTTTGGGTCAGAACAACTTAATTTTCTGTCCAACCTCCTGTATGAccacacctatatatatatatatatatatcttggtgGTGCCCCTTGGGTCTCTCACCATctgtttggtggtcaggtggatttgttgctggtgtcccacctgcgtgcttcgctgtgtctcgtgcggcgctggcggagccgctcaggCTTGATTTCGGGTTTGATGTTTCTTCTGCAACGTTTCGCAGGCTGTCTTGGGCGTTGTTTCACACCCGGCCGGCTCATGCGCAgcttgagccatcctggtcttggCCAGGGGGCTCTCTTCTCTTTCCCCTCAGTttcatgtactcgcctagttgtactcgtttagttgtgcttgtgggggttgggctctggctttttggtcccacctctcacccGTCAATCACCTGATGTAcgtattcctgagcctactgggctctgtcgtatctacatttggaactgtgtatggaattggcctccaccacttccctgcgtaatgcattccatctgttaacaacTATGCCGCTGCGTAAGTACTTTCTCAcccccctgtggctcatttgggtacttgtgGCTCCTTCTGTTCTGGGTTGTTTCTTGGAGTTTTTTGCTCCCTTGGCTTATGGTGTCCGGTTTGTTCCTTTGCAGCCATCTCTTCTTTTCTGGCGAGGCTGTTTTTCAGGGGGGTCCCTGGGGTTACTGATGcctgtttggtttggccggggatGCATCTCCTTGTGTCCGATTTTGGCCCTCTGCCATTGCCTATCTGCCCCGGATCCTGTGGCCCTGGTCGCGGTTTGCGTTGCCTGGGTTCCTTtcgtccctgttccagggttcgggtctcctAGAGTGTCCGCGGGGTCGTTTGGTATTGCCAGTTGTGTTGCTTTCGGGTCTCG contains:
- the Ube3a gene encoding ubiquitin-protein ligase E3A; amino-acid sequence: MSSPEDTPDAAGAHEAPTRGESFRNEEEQSGGDHQEEGSWASQHQDGDMKRAAAQLIEKYYFQLTDGCGNPHCDNPNCASSGKVGQLSSNEAAGKALQLFAVRARLCEVVGAKVPRSSQSLTLGSGVSTASVQGHSSLENTATCSLVRDVNMAGASNPSTPLPPLSPQVDELSKTPGLTEKTLSLTIAECRSANNYAKLRRLLWAVFSNEVALRHSYLRSPESRERSSETLVGCKSLDNSEVQSKEELRASERDLDKDLDCAEVLCVGEGAISRCEGDVKEQDESQCTKDINSPSTLDISEVRRAYAALFECPEAEFGSTLMNAIVQLLSDSLSIQLRAHRDAFTAIPNNINIFIILLESPALNTTDFIEIVMPKMCRTISQLPEKDQALLTKHLATWDGSRLHRLLESLHQLITIKLLTTEFSRDFTINDEDSITSATQVMKLLFYACIFGGELDTPLLKDLPPEESSGESVTLHDDPFIGVSGAGKDWAARAPPKDSLGTELGVHVLDARTPLVPLAEFYDDFLSDQLEMDRDFAYYKAGSGDKFSFLNFPFILTAATKALGLYYDNRIRMYSERRISIYQQVMEGMPANPYLKLRVRRDHIIDDALVELEMVALENPGDLKKQMVVEFEGEQGIDEGGVSKEFFQLIVEQIFNPDYAMFCLNNETQTFWFNPNCFESDAQFTLVGIVLGLAIYNNVILDVHFPPVMYKKLCSKPGSFHDLQDWNPTLYRSLVELLDYEGDDMEDVFMQTFRVGYQDVFGTSLTHDLKTDGDNILVSQSSKQEFVELYADFLLNKMVERQFRAFRRGFNMVTDDSPLANLFRPEELELLVCGSQHYDFLELMKSAEYDGGYTSETAIVQAFWELVHDMSTEDKKRLLQFTTGSARVPVGGLARLKLIIARHGPDCDRLPTAHTCFNVLLLPEYSSKEKLKDRLYKAIKYSQGFGML